A genomic region of Herbaspirillum sp. DW155 contains the following coding sequences:
- a CDS encoding HlyD family type I secretion periplasmic adaptor subunit yields MNKQEHQPDNPDSGLLCLLMMARLHDIAADPHQLQHEFGPEPFSLQTMLLAAKKLGLSARCVRQNPDRLDRVPLPAIAMDRDGKFFLIGKIDRSQSIWRILVQRPGERPAIMLRPDFDQCWSGQMIFMTSKASFAGTMSKFDFTWFIPAVVKYRKALGEVLLISLVLQLIGLCTPLFFQVVMDKVLVNHAMKTLNVIAIGLIAATLFEAILGGIRTALFAHTSSKIDVELGSRLFAHLLSLPITYFQSRRAGDSIARIRELENIRSFLTGNAMTLLLDLVFSFVFLGVMLWYSVTLSLIVLVSIPLYLGLSFVFTPILRARLDDKFNKSAENQAFLVESLTGMDTIKSLAVEPRWQQKWDKQLAAYVSAGLSTANIGLLASGSVSLVSKLVTAAIMWLGATLVIDQQLTVGELVAFNMLAGQVAAPVLRLAQLWNDFQQVGISMKEAHDEGINASRQMEAALQDQRRAGEHSKLLKLVAPVSGTVQQLNTHTVGGVVPAAQPLMQIVPQEAAVEVEAFLDNKDIGFVEVGQDANVKIEAFDYTKYGTVPATVRHVSHDAIEDEKRGLIYASKIVLARDTLTADGRSLQLSPGMSVTVEIRTGTRRVIEYVLSPLIRHQRESLNER; encoded by the coding sequence GTGAACAAGCAAGAGCATCAACCTGACAATCCCGATAGCGGGCTGCTGTGCCTGCTCATGATGGCCAGGCTGCACGACATCGCGGCAGATCCGCACCAGTTGCAGCATGAATTCGGCCCGGAGCCCTTCAGCCTGCAGACCATGCTGCTGGCAGCCAAAAAACTGGGGCTGTCCGCCCGCTGCGTACGGCAGAACCCGGACCGCCTGGATCGGGTGCCGTTACCGGCCATCGCCATGGACCGTGACGGCAAATTCTTCCTGATCGGAAAAATCGACCGCAGCCAATCCATCTGGCGCATTCTGGTGCAACGCCCTGGTGAACGGCCGGCAATCATGCTGCGTCCCGACTTCGACCAATGCTGGAGCGGACAGATGATCTTCATGACCAGCAAGGCAAGCTTTGCCGGGACCATGAGCAAGTTTGATTTCACCTGGTTCATCCCGGCCGTGGTCAAGTATCGCAAGGCGCTGGGGGAAGTGCTGTTGATCTCGCTGGTGCTGCAGCTTATCGGCTTGTGTACCCCGCTGTTCTTTCAGGTGGTGATGGACAAGGTGCTGGTCAATCACGCCATGAAGACGCTCAACGTGATCGCCATCGGGCTGATCGCGGCAACCCTGTTTGAAGCCATCCTGGGCGGCATCCGGACCGCCCTCTTTGCCCATACGAGCAGCAAGATCGATGTGGAGCTGGGTTCCCGATTGTTCGCGCACTTGCTGAGCCTGCCCATCACCTATTTCCAGTCGCGGCGCGCGGGCGACTCCATCGCGCGCATCCGCGAGCTGGAGAACATCCGCTCCTTCCTGACCGGCAATGCCATGACCCTGCTGCTGGATCTGGTCTTCTCCTTCGTCTTCCTCGGCGTGATGCTGTGGTACAGCGTGACCCTCTCCCTGATCGTGCTGGTGTCGATTCCCCTGTACCTGGGCCTGTCCTTTGTGTTCACCCCCATCCTGCGGGCCAGGCTGGACGACAAGTTCAACAAGAGCGCGGAAAACCAGGCCTTTCTGGTGGAGTCGCTCACCGGCATGGATACGATCAAGTCCCTGGCCGTCGAGCCGCGCTGGCAGCAGAAGTGGGACAAGCAGTTGGCCGCCTATGTCAGCGCCGGGCTCAGCACGGCCAACATCGGCCTGCTGGCAAGCGGCAGCGTCAGCCTGGTGAGCAAACTGGTCACGGCCGCCATCATGTGGCTGGGCGCCACTCTGGTGATCGACCAGCAGCTTACGGTCGGCGAACTGGTGGCGTTCAATATGCTGGCGGGTCAGGTGGCCGCGCCCGTGCTGAGGCTGGCCCAGTTGTGGAACGATTTTCAGCAGGTCGGGATCTCGATGAAGGAAGCGCACGACGAGGGCATCAACGCCAGCAGGCAAATGGAAGCTGCGCTCCAGGATCAGCGTCGCGCCGGTGAGCATAGCAAGTTGCTCAAGCTGGTGGCGCCGGTGAGCGGAACGGTGCAGCAACTCAATACGCACACGGTCGGAGGCGTGGTGCCGGCGGCCCAGCCGCTCATGCAGATCGTTCCGCAAGAAGCCGCCGTCGAGGTGGAAGCTTTTTTGGACAACAAGGATATCGGCTTCGTCGAGGTCGGTCAGGACGCCAACGTCAAGATAGAAGCCTTCGACTACACCAAATACGGTACCGTCCCGGCAACGGTAAGGCATGTCTCGCACGACGCCATTGAAGACGAGAAGCGCGGCCTGATCTACGCCAGCAAGATCGTACTGGCCCGCGATACGCTCACGGCAGATGGCCGCAGCCTGCAGCTTTCTCCCGGCATGTCGGTCACGGTCGAGATCCGTACAGGCACACGCCGGGTCATCGAGTACGTGCTCTCTCCTTTGATTCGCCACCAGCGGGAGTCACTCAATGAACGTTAG
- a CDS encoding calcium-binding protein yields the protein MHSPEPSVAAQNTPPPGRGRWVVVLLAAMLLTLLGLFLLYLEVVNASLWGFGPRELAVAQYTPKDVVGDLGGMKVVIRNGLMQGYNEQGIANLIKGGRGVIIAVNAGKLWGDSAYVDGGGVNHVVTVTGVACDAATGAINGFYIADSGRGLVSDMTRYLSLDEFRRDANVANAYSIYTIDPIKLRNENIDGTGNELANIITGNRGDNILTGGRGNDTIIGQAGNDTYRFSRGDGVDTIIDSDTTQGNLDVLELADIHQQNLWFRHVGDDLQIDVMGTADQIVVKGWYGTGAQESTGRIERIRTADGLSLHDTDVEQFVQAMAGFAAPSAAQTSWTNGQTSNGRILMSVTH from the coding sequence ATGCATTCACCAGAACCATCTGTTGCCGCGCAAAACACGCCGCCACCAGGGCGCGGTCGGTGGGTCGTGGTGTTGCTCGCTGCGATGCTGCTGACCTTGCTGGGGCTGTTCTTGCTCTATCTTGAAGTGGTCAACGCCAGCTTGTGGGGATTTGGCCCGCGAGAACTGGCGGTTGCGCAATACACGCCCAAGGACGTGGTGGGCGACCTGGGCGGCATGAAGGTGGTTATCCGCAACGGCCTCATGCAGGGCTACAACGAACAGGGCATCGCCAACCTGATCAAGGGCGGTCGGGGCGTGATCATCGCCGTGAATGCGGGCAAGTTGTGGGGTGACAGCGCCTACGTGGACGGCGGCGGCGTCAACCACGTGGTGACCGTGACCGGCGTGGCCTGCGATGCGGCCACCGGCGCCATCAACGGCTTCTATATCGCCGACTCGGGCCGAGGCCTGGTCAGTGACATGACGCGCTATCTGTCGCTGGACGAATTCCGCCGCGATGCCAACGTGGCCAATGCCTACAGCATCTATACCATCGACCCGATCAAGCTGCGCAACGAGAACATCGACGGCACCGGCAACGAACTGGCCAACATCATCACCGGCAACCGGGGGGACAACATCCTTACCGGTGGCCGTGGCAATGACACCATCATCGGCCAGGCCGGCAACGACACCTATCGCTTCAGCCGGGGTGATGGCGTCGATACCATCATCGACAGCGATACCACGCAGGGCAATCTCGATGTACTGGAACTGGCGGACATCCATCAGCAAAACCTGTGGTTCAGGCATGTAGGCGACGATCTGCAGATCGACGTGATGGGCACGGCGGACCAGATTGTCGTCAAGGGCTGGTACGGCACAGGCGCACAGGAAAGCACCGGCCGCATCGAACGCATCAGGACCGCCGATGGCCTGAGCCTGCACGATACCGATGTGGAGCAGTTCGTCCAGGCCATGGCCGGCTTCGCTGCACCCTCGGCTGCGCAGACCAGCTGGACCAACGGCCAGACCAGCAATGGCCGCATCCTGATGAGCGTGACGCATTGA